The Triticum aestivum cultivar Chinese Spring chromosome 3A, IWGSC CS RefSeq v2.1, whole genome shotgun sequence genome includes a region encoding these proteins:
- the LOC123056703 gene encoding putative E3 ubiquitin-protein ligase SINA-like 6 translates to METATVLPPDVALAHAVTQQAPPTAPVATAADAHAPPTRAYKRLWTSTITGAPPVVPVAMAPTSGVPARARESLITSSPDQSVVEVKTHSPFVLTSESGWLFRFLTLRSSEPPAAASSLLLAQSPPAVPPEPRWLHLDCGSRHALVALALMEAKSSSIKKETEAMEEAERVVKKQNVTMAMEVFDCPVCSTPLRPPVFQCALGHFVCSPCRDKLPDSKCQACSGVVLKSSCYGIERIVESILVPCPYAEHGCTDMITYYLKGEHKQACPHEPCYCPEPGCGFAGTTAALLDHFTSQHKWPTTVFKYYVPFDLIAKPGMHVLRAQDGNLFLLNVSSPESVLHGISLVRIQPKVSELSRFGCSVGFSCWKGHYQLSSLDAITSTSLSDGLPKSSFFSFVPKSSAVLTVTIDMELMCDINDDELEEETSDDDDSYGEEDGGEE, encoded by the exons ATGGAAACAGCCACGGTACTGCCGCCGGATGTGGCGCTAGCGCACGCGGTGACACAGCAGGCGCCTCCTACTGCTCCGGTGGCCACGGCTGCTGATGCTCATGCTCCGCCCACCCGAGCGTACAAGCGACTGTGGACGTCCACAATCACTGGTGCCCCACCAGTGGTGCCAGTGGCAATGGCTCCTACTAGCGGTGTTCCGGCTAGAGCTAGAGAATCTCTaatcacgtcgtctcccgatcag TCAGTGGTCGAAGTTAAAACCCACTCTCCTTTTGTTTTGACATCAGAAAGCGGCTGGCTTTTTAGGTTCCTCACTTTACGCAGCTCCGAACCCCCGGCCGCCGCATCCTCCCTGCTGCTCGCCCAGTCGCCCCCCGCCGTCCCGCCGGAACCCCGCTGGCTCCATCTGGACTGCGGGTCCCGCCACG CACTGGTGGCCCTAGCTCTCATGGAGGCAAAGAGTAGCAGCATCAAGAAGGAAACAGAAGCAATGGAAGAGGCGGAGAGGGTTGTCAAGAAGCAGAATGTCACCATGGCAATGGAGGTCTTTGACTGCCCCGTCTGCTCTACCCCTCTGAGGCCCCCCGTTTTCCAG TGTGCCCTTGGGCATTTCGTCTGTTCACCTTGCCGTGACAAGCTCCCAGACAGCAAATGCCAGGCCTGCTCCGGAGTTGTCCTGAAGAGCAGCTGCTATGGCATCGAGCGCATCGTCGAATCCATCCTTGTTCCTTGCCCATACGCTGAGCATGGATGCACCGACATGATCACCTACTACCTCAAGGGAGAACACAAGCAGGCGTGTCCGCACGAGCCGTGCTACTGCCCGGAGCCCGGCTGTGGCTTCGCCGGCACAACAGCTGCGCTCCTGGACCACTTCACCTCCCAGCACAAGTGGCCGACTACGGTGTTCAAGTACTACGTGCCGTTTGATCTCATTGCCAAGCCTGGCATGCATGTCCTCCGTGCCCAAGATGGCAATCTCTTCCTACTCAACGTGTCCTCGCCGGAGTCAGTGCTGCACGGCATCTCGCTCGTGCGCATCCAGCCCAAGGTCTCGGAGTTGTCCAGGTTTGGATGTTCCGTCGGTTTCTCGTGCTGGAAGGGGCACTACCAGCTCTCGTCACTGGACGCGATCACGAGCACGTCGCTGTCAGACGGGCTGCCTAAGAGCAGTTTCTTCAGCTTCGTGCCCAAGTCATCTGCCGTGCTCACAGTCACCATAGATATGGAGCTGATGTGTGATATCAATGATGATGAGCTGGAGGAGGAAACGTCTGACGATGATGACAGCTACGGGGAGGAGGATGGCGGTGAGGAGTAG